A single genomic interval of Mangifera indica cultivar Alphonso chromosome 5, CATAS_Mindica_2.1, whole genome shotgun sequence harbors:
- the LOC123216162 gene encoding peroxisomal membrane protein 11C — translation MSTLDTTRAELALVVLYLNKAEARDKICRAIQYGSKFLSNGQPGTAQNVDKNTSLARKVFRLFKFVNDLHSLISPVPQGTPLPLVLLGKSKNALLSTFLFLDQIVWLSRSGIYKNKESAELMGRISLYCWMGSSICTTLVEIGELGRLSASMKKLEKDLKNSDKYQNEEYRAKLQKSNDRSLALVKAAMDIVVAVGLLQLAPKKVTPRVTGAFGFVSSLISCYQLLPSPAKAKAN, via the exons atgagtacacTAGATACAACTAGAGCCGAGCTTGCTCTTGTTGTTTTGTATTTGAATAAGGCTGAAGCCAGAGACAAGATATGCAGGGCTATACAATATGGCTCTAAATTCTTAAGTAATGGACAGCCTGGTACTGCCCAAAATGTTGACAAAAACACCAGCTTAGCCCGGAAAGTTTTCCGTCTTTTTAAG TTTGTGAATGACTTGCATAGTCTTATTAGCCCAGTTCCCCAAGGAACTCCCCTTCCTCTAGTTCTGCTGGGAAAG TCCAAAAATGCCTTATTGTCAACCTTCTTGTTTCTGGATCAAATTGTTTGGCTTAGCAGATCGGGCATTTATAAG aACAAAGAAAGTGCTGAGTTGATGGGGCGGATATCTCTTTATTGTTGGATGGGTTCCTCAATTTGTACCACCTTGGTTGAG ATTGGGGAGCTGGGTAGGCTTTCTGCATCTATGAAGAAATTAGAGAAAGATCTTAAGAACAGTGATAAGTATCAA AATGAGGAATACCGTGCTAAACTTCAAAAATCAAATGATAGGTCCCTTGCCCTCGTCAAAGCAGCCATGGACATTGTGGTGGCTGTTGGACTGCTTCAATTGGCACCCAAGAAAGTTACCCCTCGTGTAACTGGAGCCTTTGGATTTGTTTCTTCTCTCATCTCTTGTTACCAG TTACTTCCATCTCCAGCAAAAGCCAAGGCAAACTGA
- the LOC123217115 gene encoding uncharacterized protein LOC123217115, whose amino-acid sequence MVEDGGSSVLPDIESADDWLLHAQELVPEALDKAREVKGFPGRWKMIILKLEQIPSHLSDLSSHPYFSKNTLCKEQLQEVSNTLKEVIDLADLCVKEKYEGKLRMQSDLDALSGKLDLNLRDCGLLIKTGVLGEATLPLSVAGSSAEGETAAAHGNLRELLARLQIGQLEAKHRALDGLVEVMKEDEKNVLSVLGRSNITALVQLLTATSPKIREKTVTVICSLAESGSCENWLVSEGVLAPLIRLVESGSSLGKEKATISLQRLSISEETARAIVGHGGVRPLIEICQTGDSVSQSAAACTLKNISAVPEVRQTLAEEGIVKVMINLLDCGILLGSKEYAAECLQNLTASNENLRRSVVSEGGVRSLLAYLDGPLPQESGVGSLRNLVGSVSIETLISLNFLPRLVHVLKSGSLGAQQAASSAICKVSTTTEMKKLVGEVGCIPVLVKMLEAKSNGVREVSAQAISILTTYSHNCREVKKDDKSVPNLVQLLDPSPQNTAKKYAVSCLASLSSSKKCKKLMISYGAIGYLKKLSEMDIPGAKKLLERLERGKLKSLFSRK is encoded by the coding sequence ATGGTGGAAGATGGTGGCAGTAGTGTCTTGCCAGATATTGAATCAGCTGATGACTGGTTGTTACATGCACAAGAACTAGTTCCAGAGGCTCTTGATAAGGCTAGAGAAGTTAAAGGGTTTCCTGGTAGGTggaagatgataattttgaaattggaGCAGATCCCGTCTCATTTATCTGACTTGTCAAGCCATCCTTACTTCTCCAAAAATACACTTTGTAAGGAGCAACTGCAGGAAGTGTCAAATACCTTGAAGGAAGTAATTGACTTGGCAGACTTGTGTGTGAAGGAGAAGTATGAAGGGAAACTTAGGATGCAAAGTGATCTTGATGCCTTATCAGGgaaattggatttgaatttaAGAGATTGTGGACTTTTGATCAAGACAGGGGTGCTTGGTGAGGCTACTTTGCCTTTGTCTGTGGCTGGTTCTTCAGCAGAAGGTGAGACTGCTGCAGCACATGGCAATTTAAGGGAACTACTTGCACGGCTTCAGATCGGGCAATTGGAGGCGAAGCACAGAGCTCTTGATGGCCTTGTGGAGGTCATGaaagaggatgaaaaaaatgttttgtcTGTTTTAGGGCGGAGCAATATTACTGCTTTAGTCCAACTGTTAACGGCAACATCTCCTAAAATACGAGAAAAGACTGTGACTGTAATTTGCTCACTTGCAGAATCAGGCAGCTGTGAAAATTGGCTTGTTTCAGAAGGTGTTTTGGCACCACTAATTAGGCTTGTTGAATCTGGGAGTTCACTGGGTAAAGAGAAGGCTACAATTTCTCTTCAGAGATTGTCAATCTCAGAAGAAACAGCCCGAGCAATTGTTGGGCATGGTGGAGTACGACCTCTAATTGAGATCTGTCAAACTGGTGATTCTGTTTCACAGTCAGCAGCAGCATGTACTTTGAAGAACATATCAGCTGTCCCTGAAGTTCGACAAACACTTGCTGAAGAAGGGATCGTCAAGGTCATGATAAATCTCCTAGATTGTGGAATTTTGTTGGGGTCTAAAGAATATGCCGCTGAATGCTTGCAGAATCTCACTGCCAGCAATGAGAATCTAAGAAGGTCAGTTGTTTCAGAAGGTGGAGTCCGAAGCCTATTGGCTTACCTGGATGGTCCTTTGCCTCAAGAGTCTGGAGTTGGGTCATTGAGGAATCTAGTTGGTTCAGTTTCTATTGAGACTTTGATTTCTCTCAACTTCCTTCCTCGGTTAGTCCATGTGCTTAAATCTGGATCATTGGGTGCACAACAAGCTGCCTCTTCAGCTATTTGTAAGGTTAGCACCACAACAGAGATGAAGAAATTGGTGGGTGAAGTAGGGTGCATTCCTGTGCTTGTCAAAATGCTTGAGGCTAAATCAAACGGTGTTAGAGAGGTTTCTGCCCAAGCAATTTCAATCTTGACAACTTATTCTCACAATTGCAGAGAAGTCAAAAAGGATGATAAAAGTGTGCCAAATCTGGTCCAATTGCTTGACCCTAGTCCACAAAACACTGCAAAAAAATATGCTGTTTCCTGCCTTGCCTCTCTTTCTTCAAGTAAGAAATGTAAGAAATTGATGATTTCATATGGAGCAATTGGGTATCTCAAAAAACTTTCAGAGATGGACATCCCTGGTGCTAAGAAGCTACTTGAGCGACTGGAAAGAGGGAAGTTGAAAAGTTTGTTCTCCAGGAAATAG
- the LOC123216438 gene encoding ethylene-responsive transcription factor ESR2-like, whose protein sequence is MAGPESTKQTAATNAKVQAQPTKPGVRRFVGVRQRPSGRWVAEIKDSSQRVRLWLGTYDTPEEAARAYDEAARALRGENARTNFASVHPSIQSGSSPSNGGFISESDYQRPGFSFSTLKAKLSKNLQSIMARNSENNKSTKSRVSDHCTFASIFHFRSYQYQSFMSIKNIEKVVQPSIIVPHVADEPTSWESSSVSDCSSEWIGFRQPGVDSDGSDIGEVSVGDHGFMDQMTGWIDGPEISASHEGSRSKRFKVSSSVVVPPTFSGSPPNL, encoded by the coding sequence ATGGCAGGGCCTGAATCAACTAAACAGACCGCAGCTACAAACGCCAAGGTTCAGGCTCAGCCAACAAAACCAGGGGTTCGCAGGTTTGTTGGAGTCCGGCAAAGGCCCTCGGGCAGATGGGTGGCAGAAATCAAGGACTCATCTCAACGTGTGAGACTATGGTTAGGAACATATGATACACCAGAAGAAGCTGCCAGAGCCTATGATGAAGCGGCTCGAGCCCTACGTGGGGAAAATGCTCGAACCAATTTTGCCTCCGTTCATCCTTCGATCCAATCGGGTTCCTCCCCTTCTAATGGAGGTTTCATATCTGAGTCAGATTATCAGCGCCCTGGATTTAGCTTCTCTACCTTGAAGGCCAAACTGAGCAAGAACCTACAAAGTATCATGGCTAGGAATTCAGAAAATAATAAGTCAACAAAAAGTAGAGTGAGTGATCACTGCACTTTTGCTAGTATATTCCACTTCAGGAGCTACCAATACCAAAGCTTCATGAGCATAAAGAACATTGAAAAAGTTGTGCAACCTAGCATCATCGTGCCCCATGTAGCAGACGAGCCAACATCTTGGGAAAGCTCTAGTGTTTCTGATTGTAGCAGTGAATGGATCGGGTTCCGGCAACCTGGGGTGGATTCAGATGGGTCAGATATTGGAGAAGTTAGCGTTGGAGATCATGGGTTCATGGATCAAATGACCGGGTGGATTGATGGCCCAGAAATTAGTGCCAGCCATGAAGGTTCGAGGAGTAAGAGGTTCAAGGTTTCTTCTTCTGTTGTGGTTCCTCCAACCTTTAGTGGGTCTCCACCAAATCTGTGA
- the LOC123217386 gene encoding RING-H2 finger protein ATL5-like yields the protein MWGSSMNMITTVIGFGMSATFIVFICVRIICRRLRGVESGPMFEIESRNDLEQPEHRTNGLEPVLVAAIPTMRFNHEAFNSAEDAQCSICLGEYQEKELLRIMPKCGHIFHLSCIDVWLRKQSTCPVCRLPVNEAPEKKNMRQTTFINSQNFIHHSSLWQLRASETSIATGSNQARLDTVTEL from the exons ATGTGGGGTTCCAGTATGAATATGATAACAACTGTAATTGGGTTTGGGATGAGTGCCACTTTTATTGTGTTCATTTGTGTGAGAATAATCTGTAGGAGACTTCGAGGGGTGGAGTCAGGGCCAATGTTTGAGATTGAATCCAGAAATGATCTTGAACAg CCAGAGCATCGGACTAATGGCCTTGAACCGGTGCTGGTTGCTGCAATTCCCACCATGAGATTCAACCATGAAGCATTCAATTCTGCAGAAGATGCACA GTGTTCAATATGCTTGGGGGAGTACCAAGAGAAAGAACTACTAAGAATAATGCCCAAATGCGGCcacatttttcatctttcttgcATCGATGTTTGGCTGAGAAAACAGTCCACGTGCCCAGTATGTCGATTACCAGTAAACGAAGCTCCTGAGAAAAAGAATATGAGGCAAACTACATTCATCAATTCTCAGAATTTTATTCACCATTCAAGCCTATGGCAGCTACGTGCCTCTGAAACTTCAATAGCCACTGGAAGTAACCAAGCACGACTTGACACTGTTACTGAATTGTGA
- the LOC123215816 gene encoding probable xyloglucan endotransglucosylase/hydrolase protein 27 yields MADPALHLTQPIKEIAIDYTPEACTHCADTNSITLTYDHRGGARWRSTTRFLYGTFSSLIQCPKGNTSGLNFNIYLSSLEGDKSQDEIDFEFLGKDKTIVQTNYYTTGTGNREEIYDLGFDCSDRFHEYVIKWGPDLIEWLIDGKVVRRAERKEGEGFPNKPMFLYASVWDASYIDEGRWTGPYVGSDAPYVCLYKDIHVPVGSAVNCSCDS; encoded by the exons ATGGCTGATCCAGCGCTCCACCTAACCCAACCCATCAAAGAAATCGCCATAGACTACACTCCAGAAGCTTGCACACATTGTGCTGACACAAACTCCATCACTCTCACCTACGACCACCGTGGAGGTGCCAGGTGGCGCTCCACCACTCGCTTCCTTTATGGCACCTTCAGCTCCCTCATCCAATGCCCCAAAGGCAACACAAGCGGTCTCAATTTCAACATCTATCTCTCCTCCTTAGAAGGTGACAAATCTCAAGATGAGATCGACTTTGAATTCCTTGGCAAGGACAAAACCATCGTACAAACTAATTATTACACCACAG GGACTGGGAACAGAGAGGAGATTTATGATCTGGGTTTTGATTGTTCTGATAGGTTTCACGAGTATGTGATCAAGTGGGGTCCAGATTTGATCGAGTGGTTGATTGATGGAAAGGTAGTGAGAAGAGCAGAGAGAAAAGAAGGTGAAGGGTTCCCAAACAAACCCATGTTTTTGTACGCTTCAGTTTGGGATGCTAGCTATATTGATGAGGGAAGGTGGACTGGACCGTACGTGGGATCTGATGCACCTTATGTTTGTCTCTATAAAGACATTCATGTGCCTGTTGGATCTGCTGTCAACTGTTCTTGTGATTCTTGA